Proteins from a single region of Urocitellus parryii isolate mUroPar1 chromosome 4, mUroPar1.hap1, whole genome shotgun sequence:
- the Sit1 gene encoding LOW QUALITY PROTEIN: signaling threshold-regulating transmembrane adapter 1 (The sequence of the model RefSeq protein was modified relative to this genomic sequence to represent the inferred CDS: deleted 2 bases in 1 codon): MSWAGQLRAVCLWTTLTSAVMSRSDNCTDLLALGIPSITQAWGLWTLLGAVTLMLLISLAALLSQWTSGRSKSQPGQGRSGGSVEEVPLYGNLHYLQTGRLSQDPGPDQQDPSPGGPVRAAEEVMCYTSLQLRPPQGRITSPVTPIKYSEVVLDSESKPQAASPEPELYASVCAQTRRARASFPDQAYANSQPAPS, from the exons ATGAGCTGGGCTGGCCAGCTCAGGGCAGTGTGTTTATGGACC ACTCTCACATCAGCAGTCATGAGCAGAAGTGACAACTGCACGGATCTACTAGCATTGG GAATCCCTTCCATAACCCAGGCCTGGGGACTGTGGACCCTCTTAGGAGCTGTGACACTGATGCTTCTCATCTCACTGGCTGCACTGTTGTCCCAGTGGACCAGTGGCCGGAGCAAGAGCCAGCCTGGGCAGGGACG TTCTGGAGGGTCGGTGGAAGAGGTCCCCCTGTATGGGAACCTGCACTATCTACAGACAG GACGGCTGTCTCAAGACCCAGGACCAGACCAGCAGGATCCATCCCCGGGAGGTCCTGTCAGG GCTGCAGAGGAGGTGATGTGCTACACCAGCCTGCAGCTGCGGCCTCCTCAGGGCCGGATCACCAGTCCTGTGACCCCCATCAAATACTCAGAGGTGGTGCTGGACTCCGAGTCAAAGCCCCAGGCTGCCAGCCCTGAGCCAGAGCTCTATGCCTCAGTGTGTGCCCAGACACGCAGAGCCCGGGCTTCCTTCCCAGATCAGGCCTATGCCAACAGCCAGCCTGCACCCAGCTGA
- the Ccdc107 gene encoding coiled-coil domain-containing protein 107 isoform X1, protein MAGAVSSSGVLGLMLISALLGVLGEPPSSDFGTHSGHRAQVSLGASEPRRRSPPKDQRERARAGALPLGALYTAAVVAFVLYKCLQGKDDAAVFQEEKDKEESLQSERHLAQLTEQLTQTEQHLNNLMSQLDPLFERVTTLVGAQRELLNMKLQTIHQLLQDCKPDKGVEVPEPEAGIPSPEDLRTEEDEEAGDSQDWEEPINWSTETSWEVEQGLRRRYSKTVTKESRYSTSQEERTTAEGLVK, encoded by the exons ATGGCCGGCGCGGTTTCGTCCTCAGGTGTCCTGGGGCTGATGCTTATATCTGCGCTGCTTGGGGTTCTCGGAGAGCCCCCCAGCTCCGACTTCGGAACACACTCAG GACACCGCGCCCAGGTCAGCCTTGGGGCCTCCGAACCCCGTCGGCGGTCGCCGCCCAAAGACCAGCGCGAGCGGGCCCGGGCTGGCGCGCTGCCTTTGGGGGCTCTGTACACTGCAGCTGTCGTGGCTTTTGTGCTGTACAAGTGTTTGCAG GGCAAAGATGATGCTGCAGTTTTCCAAGAGGAGAAAGACAAGGAGGAATCATTGCAGTCAG AGAGGCATCTGGCCCAGTTGACAGAACAGCTGACCCAGACAGAGCAGCACCTGAACAATCTAATGTCCCAGCTGGACCCCCTTTTTGAGCG TGTGACTACTTTGGTTGGAGCCCAGCGGGAGCTTCTGAACATGAAGCTACAGACCATCCACCAGCTTCTACAAGACTGCAAACCAGATAAAGGTGTGGAGGTCCCAGAACCAG AGGCCGGCATACCTTCTCCTGAGGACTTAAGAACAGAGGAGGATGAAGAGGCTGGTGACAGTCAGGACTGGGAAGAACCCATAAATTGGAGCACAGAGACTTCCTGGGAAGTAGAGCAGGGGCTAAGGAGAAGATACAGTAAGACTGTGACAAAGGAATCCAGATACAGCACCAGCCAGGAAGAAAGGACAACAGCTGAAGGTTTAGTAAAATAA
- the Ccdc107 gene encoding coiled-coil domain-containing protein 107 isoform X2, with the protein MAGAVSSSGVLGLMLISALLGVLGEPPSSDFGTHSGHRAQVSLGASEPRRRSPPKDQRERARAGALPLGALYTAAVVAFVLYKCLQGKDDAAVFQEEKDKEESLQSERHLAQLTEQLTQTEQHLNNLMSQLDPLFERVTTLVGAQRELLNMKLQTIHQLLQDCKPDKEAGIPSPEDLRTEEDEEAGDSQDWEEPINWSTETSWEVEQGLRRRYSKTVTKESRYSTSQEERTTAEGLVK; encoded by the exons ATGGCCGGCGCGGTTTCGTCCTCAGGTGTCCTGGGGCTGATGCTTATATCTGCGCTGCTTGGGGTTCTCGGAGAGCCCCCCAGCTCCGACTTCGGAACACACTCAG GACACCGCGCCCAGGTCAGCCTTGGGGCCTCCGAACCCCGTCGGCGGTCGCCGCCCAAAGACCAGCGCGAGCGGGCCCGGGCTGGCGCGCTGCCTTTGGGGGCTCTGTACACTGCAGCTGTCGTGGCTTTTGTGCTGTACAAGTGTTTGCAG GGCAAAGATGATGCTGCAGTTTTCCAAGAGGAGAAAGACAAGGAGGAATCATTGCAGTCAG AGAGGCATCTGGCCCAGTTGACAGAACAGCTGACCCAGACAGAGCAGCACCTGAACAATCTAATGTCCCAGCTGGACCCCCTTTTTGAGCG TGTGACTACTTTGGTTGGAGCCCAGCGGGAGCTTCTGAACATGAAGCTACAGACCATCCACCAGCTTCTACAAGACTGCAAACCAGATAAAG AGGCCGGCATACCTTCTCCTGAGGACTTAAGAACAGAGGAGGATGAAGAGGCTGGTGACAGTCAGGACTGGGAAGAACCCATAAATTGGAGCACAGAGACTTCCTGGGAAGTAGAGCAGGGGCTAAGGAGAAGATACAGTAAGACTGTGACAAAGGAATCCAGATACAGCACCAGCCAGGAAGAAAGGACAACAGCTGAAGGTTTAGTAAAATAA
- the Arhgef39 gene encoding rho guanine nucleotide exchange factor 39, whose protein sequence is MEIPDPSSRCPVREQRARWERKRACTARELLETERRYQEQLGLVATYFLGILKAKGTLRPPERQALFGSWELIYGASQMLLPYLEEGHWGQGLEGFCHHLELYTQFAANAERSHTTLQEQLKKNKRFRRFVHLQEGRPEFGGLKLQDLLPLPLQRLQQYENLVVALAENTGPNSPDHQQLTRAARLISETAQRVHSIGQKQKNEQHLRRIQALLSGRQAKGLTSGRWFLRQGWLLVVPSSGEPRPRMFFLFSDVLLMAKPRSPLHLLQSGTFACKALYPMAQCQLCRVFGHSGGPCGGLLSLSFPREKLLLMSTDQEELSHWYHSLTLAISSQKN, encoded by the exons ATGGAGATCCCAGATCCCAGCTCGCGGTGCCCGGTGCGGGAGCAGCGTGCTCGATGGGAGCGGAAACGCGCCTGCACCGCCCGGGAGCTGCTCGAGACCGAGCGGCGTTACCAGGAACAACTAGGGCTGGTGGCCACG TACTTCTTGGGGATCCTGAAAGCCAAGGGGACTCTACGACCACCCGAGCGCCAGGCCCTATTTGGGTCCTGGGAGCTCATCTACGGCGCCAGCCA AATGCTGCTTCCCTACCTGGAAGAAGGACACTGGGGACAGGGGCTGGAAGGCTTCTGCCACCACCTGGAGCTCTACACCCAATTTGCAGCTAATGCGGAGAGGTCCCACACCACCCTACAG gaacaactaaagaaaaacaagCGTTTTCGGAGGTTTGTGCACCTTCAGGAAGGTCGCCCTGAGTTTGGGGGACTTAAGCTTCAAGACCTGCTCCCTCTGCCTCTGCAGCGGCTGCAGCA GTATGAGAATCTGGTTGTTGCTTTGGCTGAAAATACAGGTCCCAATAGTCCTGACCATCAACAGCTCACAC GGGCTGCCCGGCTGATAAGTGAGACTGCCCAGAGAGTCCACAGCATTGGTCAGAAACAGAAGAATGAGCAGCACCTCCGGCGAATCCAGGCTCTGCTTAGTGGACGCCAGGCAAAGGGACTTACTTCAG GACGCTGGTTCCTACGCCAGGGGTGGCTGTTGGTGGTGCCTTCCAGTGGGGAACCTCGGCCTCGCATGTTCTTCCTCTTCTCCGATGTGCTCCTCATGGCCAAGCCTCGATCCCCGTTGCACCTGCTGCAGAGTGGCACCTTTGCCTGTAAAGCCCTCTATCCTATGGCCCAGTGTCAACTCTGCAGGGTCTTTGGCCACTCAGGAGGCCCTTGTGGTGGACTGCTCAGC TTGTCCTTCCCCCGTGAGAAGCTACTGCTTATGTCCACAGACCAGGAGGAGCTGTCACACTGGTACCACAGTCTGACTTTGGCTATCAG CAGCCAGAAGAACTAG
- the Ca9 gene encoding carbonic anhydrase 9 isoform X2: MASLCPSPWLPLLIPAPTVQLLLLLLLLVPAHPQKLSWMQGDHSMGGGSSGEDSPLGQEDLYSEEDPPGEEDSPEITSKPEEDNSLKLEDLPTVEAPGDSQGHLSKAPGNKKGDGHIHWRYGVQLTLPPGLEMALGPGREYRALQLHLHWGTSDRPGSEHSVDGHHFPAEIHVVHLSTAFSGVDEALGRPGGLAVLAAFLQEGPEENNAYEQLLSHLEEIAEEDSEIWVPGLDVSALLPSDLSRYFRYEGSLTTPPCAQGVIWTVFNQTVRLSAKQLHILSSSLWESHNSRLQLNFRATQPLNGRMIEASFPVEVDSHPEPVHMNSSCLAAGDILALVFGFLFAVTSIAFLVQMGRQHRHRSRTKEGVSYSPPEMAETGA, translated from the exons ATGGCTTCCCTgtgccccagcccctggctcccTCTGTTGATCCCAGCCCCTACTGTGCAACTGCTGCTGTTGCTACTGCTCCTGGTGCCTGCCCATCCCCAGAAACTGTCCTGGATGCAGGGGGATCACTCTATGGGAGGAGGTTCATCTGGGGAAGACAGTCCACTGGGCCAGGAGGATTTGTACAGTGAAGAGGATCCACCTGGGGAGGAGGATTCACCTGAAATTACTTCTAAACCAGAAGAGGACAACTCCCTGAAGTTAGAGGATCTACCAACTGTTGAAGCTCCTGGGGACAGTCAAGGTCACCTAAGTAAAGCTCCCGGGAACAAAAAAG GGGATGGCCACATTCATTGGCGCTACGGAG TGCAGCTGACTCTGCCTCCCGGGCTGGAGATGGCCCTGGGTCCCGGGCGGGAGTACAGAGCCCTGCAGTTGCATCTGCACTGGGGTACCTCGGATCGCCCGGGCTCAGAGCACTCTGTTGATGGCCACCATTTCCCTGCCGAG ATCCACGTAGTTCACCTCAGCACTGCATTTTCGGGAGTTGATGAGGCCTTGGGGCGCCCGGGAGGCCTGGCGGTTTTGGCCGCCTTCCTACAG GAGGGCCCAGAAGAAAACAATGCCTATGAGCAGTTGCTGTCACATTTGGAAGAAATTGCTGAGGAAG ACTCAGAGATCTGGGTCCCAGGACTGGATGTATCTGCCCTGCTGCCCTCTGACCTCAGCCGCTATTTCCGATATGAGGGATCTCTGACCACACCCCCCTGTGCCCAAGGGGTCATCTGGACTGTGTTCAATCAGACAGTGAGGCTGAGTGCTAAGCAG ctccacatcctctccagttCCCTGTGGGAATCTCATAACTCTCGGCTACAGCTGAACTTCCGAGCCACGCAGCCTTTGAATGGGCGAATGATTGAGGCCTCCTTCCCTGTTGAAGTGGACAGTCACCCTGAGCCAG tCCACATGAATTCCTCCTGCCTTGCTGCCG gTGACATCCTGGCCCTGGTGTTTGGCTTCCTGTTTGCTGTCACCAGTATCGCCTTCCTTGTGCAGATGGGGAGGCAGCACAG ACACAGAAGTAGGACCAAAGAGGGTGTTAGCTACAGCCCACCAGAGATGGCGGAAACTGGAGCCTAG
- the Ca9 gene encoding carbonic anhydrase 9 isoform X1: MASLCPSPWLPLLIPAPTVQLLLLLLLLVPAHPQKLSWMQGDHSMGGGSSGEDSPLGQEDLYSEEDPPGEEDSPEITSKPEEDNSLKLEDLPTVEAPGDSQGHLSKAPGNKKGDGHIHWRYGGNPPWPQVSPACAGRFQSPIDIRPELTAFSRALRPPQLQGFALPPRPELRLRNNGHTVQLTLPPGLEMALGPGREYRALQLHLHWGTSDRPGSEHSVDGHHFPAEIHVVHLSTAFSGVDEALGRPGGLAVLAAFLQEGPEENNAYEQLLSHLEEIAEEDSEIWVPGLDVSALLPSDLSRYFRYEGSLTTPPCAQGVIWTVFNQTVRLSAKQLHILSSSLWESHNSRLQLNFRATQPLNGRMIEASFPVEVDSHPEPVHMNSSCLAAGDILALVFGFLFAVTSIAFLVQMGRQHRHRSRTKEGVSYSPPEMAETGA; encoded by the exons ATGGCTTCCCTgtgccccagcccctggctcccTCTGTTGATCCCAGCCCCTACTGTGCAACTGCTGCTGTTGCTACTGCTCCTGGTGCCTGCCCATCCCCAGAAACTGTCCTGGATGCAGGGGGATCACTCTATGGGAGGAGGTTCATCTGGGGAAGACAGTCCACTGGGCCAGGAGGATTTGTACAGTGAAGAGGATCCACCTGGGGAGGAGGATTCACCTGAAATTACTTCTAAACCAGAAGAGGACAACTCCCTGAAGTTAGAGGATCTACCAACTGTTGAAGCTCCTGGGGACAGTCAAGGTCACCTAAGTAAAGCTCCCGGGAACAAAAAAG GGGATGGCCACATTCATTGGCGCTACGGAG GCAACCCGCCCTGGCCCCAGGTGTCCCCAGCCTGCGCAGGCCGCTTTCAGTCCCCCATAGATATCCGCCCGGAACTCACTGCGTTCAGCCGCGCGCTGCGACCCCCACAACTTCAGGGTTTTGCGCTACCGCCACGTCCGGAACTGCGCCTGCGCAACAATGGGCACACCG TGCAGCTGACTCTGCCTCCCGGGCTGGAGATGGCCCTGGGTCCCGGGCGGGAGTACAGAGCCCTGCAGTTGCATCTGCACTGGGGTACCTCGGATCGCCCGGGCTCAGAGCACTCTGTTGATGGCCACCATTTCCCTGCCGAG ATCCACGTAGTTCACCTCAGCACTGCATTTTCGGGAGTTGATGAGGCCTTGGGGCGCCCGGGAGGCCTGGCGGTTTTGGCCGCCTTCCTACAG GAGGGCCCAGAAGAAAACAATGCCTATGAGCAGTTGCTGTCACATTTGGAAGAAATTGCTGAGGAAG ACTCAGAGATCTGGGTCCCAGGACTGGATGTATCTGCCCTGCTGCCCTCTGACCTCAGCCGCTATTTCCGATATGAGGGATCTCTGACCACACCCCCCTGTGCCCAAGGGGTCATCTGGACTGTGTTCAATCAGACAGTGAGGCTGAGTGCTAAGCAG ctccacatcctctccagttCCCTGTGGGAATCTCATAACTCTCGGCTACAGCTGAACTTCCGAGCCACGCAGCCTTTGAATGGGCGAATGATTGAGGCCTCCTTCCCTGTTGAAGTGGACAGTCACCCTGAGCCAG tCCACATGAATTCCTCCTGCCTTGCTGCCG gTGACATCCTGGCCCTGGTGTTTGGCTTCCTGTTTGCTGTCACCAGTATCGCCTTCCTTGTGCAGATGGGGAGGCAGCACAG ACACAGAAGTAGGACCAAAGAGGGTGTTAGCTACAGCCCACCAGAGATGGCGGAAACTGGAGCCTAG
- the Tpm2 gene encoding tropomyosin beta chain, with the protein MDAIKKKMQMLKLDKENAIDRAEQAEADKKQAEDRCKQLEEEQQALQKKLKGTEDEVEKYSESVKDAQEKLEQAEKKATDAEADVASLNRRIQLVEEELDRAQERLATALQKLEEAEKAADESERGMKVIENRAMKDEEKMELQEMQLKEAKHIAEDSDRKYEEVARKLVILEGELERSEERAEVAESKCGDLEEELKIVTNNLKSLEAQADKYSTKEDKYEEEIKLLEEKLKEAETRAEFAERSVAKLEKTIDDLEDEVYAQKMKYKAISEELDNALNDITSL; encoded by the exons ATGGACGCCATCAAGAAGAAGATGCAGATGCTGAAGCTGGACAAGGAGAATGCCATCGACCGCGCCGAACAGGCCGAAGCCGACAAAAAGCAAGCTGAAGACCGCTGCAAGCAG CTGGAAGAGGAGCAGCAGGCCCTCCAGAAGAAGCTGAAAGGGACAGAGGATGAGGTGGAAAAGTATTCTGAATCAGTGAAGGATGCCCAGGAGAAACTGGAGCAGGCTGAGAAGAAGGCCACCGAC GCTGAGGCAGATGTGGCCTCCCTGAACCGCCGCATCCAGCTGGTAGAAGAGGAGCTGGACCGGGCACAGGAGCGCCTGGCTACAGCCCTGCAAAAGCTGGAGGAGGCTGAGAAGGCCGCTGATGAGAGCGAGAG AGGAATGAAGGTCATCGAAAACCGGGCCATGAAGGATGAGGAAAAGATGGAGCTGCAGGAGATGCAGCTGAAGGAGGCCAAGCATATTGCTGAGGACTCCGACCGCAAATATGAGGAG GTGGCCAGGAAGCTGGTGATCCTGGAAGGAGAGCTGGAACGCTCAGAAGAGAGAGCCGAGGTGGCCGAGAG TAAATGTGGGGACCTAGAGGAAGAGCTGAAAATTGTTACCAACAACTTGAAATCCCTGGAGGCCCAAGCGGACAAG TATTCCACCAAAGAGGACAAGTATGAAGAGGAGATCAAACTGCTGGAGGAAAAGCTAAAGGAG GCTGAGACCCGAGCAGAATTTGCTGAAAGGTCTGTGGCAAAGTTGGAGAAAACCATTGATGACCTGGAAG ATGAAGTCTATGCACAGAAGATGAAGTACAAGGCCATCAGCGAGGAGCTGGACAACGCACTCAATGACATCACCTCCCTCTGA